A segment of the Manis javanica isolate MJ-LG chromosome 17, MJ_LKY, whole genome shotgun sequence genome:
ttcagtttttcctttgttcttatactccacatatgagtgaaataatttggttcttgtctttctctgcctggcttattatttcactgagtatagtaccctgtagctccatccatgtttttgcaaatggtaggatttgttttcttctttggctgaataatgttccattgtgtgtatgtaccacatctttatcctctcatctactgatggacacttaggttgcttccatttcttggctattgtgaatagtgctgcagtaaacttaggggtgcatatttctttttgaatctaagaagttgttttcttgggtaaattcgtaggagtggatttcctgggtcaaatggtatttctattttgagttttttgaggaacgtccatactgctttccacaatggttgaagtaatttacattcccaccagcagtgtaggagggttcccctttctccacatccttgccaacatttgctgttgtttgtcttttggatgttggtcatcctaactggtgtgaggtgatatctcattgtggttttaatttgcatttctctgatgattagagatcttttcatgtgccttttggccatctgaatttcttctttggagaagtgtctgttcagatcctctgcccattttttaattggattatttaaaattaatttttgttaaggTACATGAGCTTTTGATATaatttagatgttaaccccttattggatatgtcatttatgaatatattctcccacagtgtaggatgtctttttcttctactaatggtgtcctttgctgtacagatgcttttttgtttgatatagacccacttgttcatttttacttttgtttcccttgcctggagagatatgttcatgaagaagttcctcatgtttatgtccaagagttttttgcctgtatttttttctaaaagtgttatggtttcatgacttacctttaggtctttgatccattttgagtttacttttgtgtatggggttagacaggaagccagtttcattctcttacatgtagctgtccagttttgccaattccagctgttgaagaagctgtcatttcccccattgtatgtccatggctccattatcatatattaagtgaccatatatgcttggatttctatcctggctctctagtcttttccattagtctatgggtctgtttttgtgcctgtaccaaattgtctggattactgtagttttgtagtagagcttgaagtcagggagtgtaattcccccaactttattcttccttctcaggattgctttggctgtttggggtcttttgtggttccatatgaattttataactatttgctatagttcattgaataatgctgttggtatttttttaggtattgcattgaatctatagattgctttaggcaggatggtcattttgacaatattatttcttcctagccaagagcatgggatgaatttccattttttagtgtcctctttaatttctcttaagagtgtcttgttgtttttagggtataggtctttcagttccttggttaggtttattcctaggtgtttttttatttttgatgcaattgtgaatggaattgttttcctggttttctgCTAgatcatcgttagtgtataggaatgcaacagatttctgtgtattaattttgcatcctgcgactttgctgaattcagatattagatctggtagttttggagtggtttatttagggttttttatgtacaatatcatgtcatctgcaaacagggacagtttgacttcttccttgccaatatgaatgccttttatttctttgtcttgtctgattgccatggctatgacctccagtactatgttgaataaaagtggggagagtgggcatccctgtcttgttcttgatcttaggtgaaaagctttcagcttcttgctgctaagtataatgttgattgtgggtttgtcatatatggcctttattattttgaggtacttgccctctatacctattttgttgagagtttttatcatgaatggctggtGAATtctgtcacatgctttttcagcatctatggagataatcatgtgctttttgtccttctttttgttgatgtggtggatgatgttgatggattttctaatgttgtaccatcctttcatccctgggatgaatcccacttgatcatgacggatcatctttttgaagtatttttgaatttgctttgataatattttgttgagtgtttttgaatttatgttcttcacggatattggtctgtagttttctttttttttttttttggtgtctttgtctggttttggtattagagtgatgttggccttgtagaatgagtttgggagtattccctcctcttctactttttggaaaactttaaggaggatgggtattaggtcttcactacatgcttgataaaattcagcagtgaaaacatctggtccaggggttttgttcttaggtaggtttttgattaccagctcaattttgttgctggtaattggtgttttcatattttctatttcttcctgcatcagccttggaaggttgtatttttctagaaagttgtccatttcttctaggttatcaaatttgttagcatctaatttttcatagtattctctcataattctttgtatttctgtggtgttcatactatttttccttttcttgtttctgattctgtttatgtgtgtagactctctttttttcttgataagtctggctaggggtttatttattttcacgaacaaccagctcctgctttcattgatttttttctattgttttattcttctcaattttatttacttgtgctttgatctttattatgtccctccttctactgactttgggcctcctttgttcttcctttcctagtttcattaattgtgagtttagactgttcatttcaaATTGTTCTTCTTACCTGAGGAttccaatatacttccctcttagcatggcctgtGCTGCatgccacagattttgtgttgttaattattgttgtcatttgtctccatatattgcttgatatctgtttttagttggtcattgatccattcattatttaggagcatgttattaagcctccatgtgcttgtgggctttttcattttctttgtgtaattcatttctagtttcatatctttgtgatctgagaggttggttggtaaaatttccatctttttgaatttactgagattctttttgtggcctagtatataatctattcttgaaaatgttccatgtgcacttgagaagaatgtgagtagtgtgttgaagtctcctaaaatgaatgcattgctggcctctcttgtcccctcctggcattagccaggagctctttcctctcactttatctctaaacaaaagcctgtaccttgctctcctttaaaaaaaaaatcatggcagtctatttcaccctttaattctgttagtatttgtttcacatatgtaggtgatgcTGTGTTAggtacatagatatttgtaatggttctatcttcttgttggattgacccctttatcattatgtattgtccttctttgtttcttgtgactttctttgttttgaaatctattttgtcggatgcaagtactgcaattcctgcttttttttccctgtttcatgaaatatcactttcaatccctttactttcagtctgtgtatgtctttgggtttaaagtgagtcgtctcttgaaggcagcatttagatggctcttgtttttatccattcagtgactctgtgtcttttgattggtgcattcagaccatttacatttagggtgattatcaataggtatgtagttattgccattgcaggctttagatttgtggttagtAAAggctcaagggcagcttctttactatctcgtcatctaacttaactctcttattaagctattataaacacagtgtgatgattctttatttctctcccttctaattcctcctcctccattctttatatgttaggtgttttattctgtactctttcctgtttcctatgactgcttttgtgagtagttgattttattttttgcctttagttagtatttggttggtctgctttctttgctgtgattttattttctctgttgacatctatttagccttaggtgtgctcccatctagagcagtccctttaaaatatcctgtagaggtggtttgtgggaagcaaattccatctacttttgtttgtctgggaactgtttaatccctccttcatatttaactgataatcgtgctggatacagtattcttggttcaaggcctttctgtttcattacattaaatatatcatgccattcccttctggcctgtaaggtttctgttgagaagtctgatgatagcctgatgggttttcctttgcaggtgaccttttttctctctctggctgcctttaatactctgtccttgtccttgatctttgccattttaattattatatgtcttggtgttgtcctccttggttcccttgtgttgggagttctatggtctgagagactatttcctcccccactttggggaagttttcagcaattatttcttcaaagacgctttctatccctttttctctctcttcttctggtgcccctataatgtgaatattgttccatttggattggtcacatagttctcttaatattctttccttcctggagatcctttcatctttctctacctcagcttctcgGTGTTCCTAttccctgatttctattccattaacagcctcttgaaCCTTATCCACTCTGCtcctaagtccttccagagactgttttatttacatatttctctgatgtccatcagcatgattatgacctttattttgaattatttttcgggaagattggttaaatctatctcccccgGCTccctctctggggttgtctgtgtgattctggactggatcaaattcttctgccttttcatggcaatagaggaaGCTGTGGGCAGTTGGCGCATGTGTTAGATGGaagaacaatgtcccttcctgcaccttgcccttctctgctgcctgtgcaggTTACAAGCACTCAGGGAGCAGCTtccggttttatttcctgagctgccatgggcggggcagctgtcagggcaggtggggagaggcaggtgtgCTGAGTGTGCTGTCCTGTGAGAACTGTGACCCTTGGAGCCCtgttctggcttcctctgtctgtgtgtgctggtggggcctctgagtctggcctgggtggctgctgtgggtgcagccattctcaggctgctcccctgctatggtggggTTGTGCCAgaggggaatggatgggaggctgtttattgccatgaagggcttcagagttgcgctgcctcccagggggctggagcacctgaatttCCCCAGGATtacagctgctgggctgagtgtgctgtgatgcttctgtccagctgtgaggcccctgtccctttaagactttcaaaaagtgctcacttttcttttgtcccaggggcactggctgcagggtcCCGTTTgctgattttccttttctggttCCCTAATATCTAGCACACcacgcaatgtgtgtctgcgtTCCTGGTGCAggtgactagggctgggtgtttagcagtcctgggctcccactccctccctgctctgattcctctcttcctgccagggagctggggtggcagggggcaCTTGGGccccaccaggccatggcttgtattttatccccttcatgaggcactgagttttcacagatgtagatgtagtctgactgttgtactgtaccttctggtctctcttttagaaataattgtatttgttgtattttcaaaaatatgtatgggtttgggaggagatttccagtgCCCTAGTCATGCTGGCATCTTGGCTCCTTGGTTGCATGTTAATTTTTTGAGAATCTGCCAAATTGCCCAGACTGcctatataattttgtattaccaccagcagtgtatgagttgagtgagtttctccacatcctctccagaaTTTGTTTGtatcattgttttttgttttagccATTTGAttggtgtggttttaatttgcatttccttcatggctaatgatgttgaataacTTCCCTTGTGCTTTTCTGTCATTCATGtatcctcttcagtgaaatgtctgttcatgtttGTTTACTAATTAGATTGCTTGCAggtgctttctttaaaaatttttattaaggtatcattgatatacactcttatgaaggttgctGCTTGTGTTTATGCAGGACAAGGACCATGTAGCCACTGGGTCAGCCCATGAGACCCAAACACATAACCTCAATGAAAGAGAAGAAGACTGTGTAGTAAGACTACAGATTTGTTTGGAATGGATGAATTACAGTATCTATGCATTCTCTCCCTACTcgtatatatatggttttgggaagatatttctgctgccctagtaacgccaccatcttggcttctcctgtAGTGCTGCTTTCTTTAATGTACTTGTGAGGTTTTTTATCAGACAAGTTCATTAATCTCATTAATTTAaagcatttctcctttttctattcCTGGGAGAAACTGTGTAAGATTTAGagtctatttctttcttaaatgtttcataaaattcacctACAAACTAATCTGGGCCTGAAATTTTGTTTAATTATACCAGTGATATAATACATACCTCCTCTATTTCTAGCTCACAGTGTTTAAGCATCCTCCACTATCAAGCCCATGCAACATTTACCTAACTCGTGAAAAAGTCAGAAAATACATCAATGATTATTTATAGATGTCCTGATTTTGTTCATGGCTGTATAGGACTTCAAGAACTGAATCTGGGAAGTTGAGAAATTTTGTTGCAGATGGATTTAGTCCTCACAACCTCATTTCTATGCAAACCATCCAAGGATGAACCCATCTTAGAGAATACAGACTTTAAACCCAGCCATGGACCTATTCTCCAAAAGGCAGAGATTTCTGTGTTCCAGAACCCTCAGCATAGCTTATTTCAAAATGGCAGTAAATCATGTGCAAGGCAGGAGCTGCAGAGACTCTATAACTCATTTCGCTTGTGGCTGCAGCCGGAAAAACACAGCAaggatgaaattatttttcaagtggTTCTGGAACAGTTTATGGTCAATAGGCACTACAGCGACAGGTCTACTTTGAAAGAGAAATGGGAATCAAGTGGCAGAAAACTGGAGAGATTCATAGAGGACCTGAGTGATGACTGGGTGAAGCCACCTCGCTTAGTGAGTAGAGGGTTCTGTATCCTGGGGTGAGGGGCTGGAAGGACTCAGGGGTAAGCACAGTAGACTGGAGAtgcctgaggcagagaaagaccacCTAGTTAGGGCCAGAGCTCTCTCCTCTTACCGAGGGAATCTTTACTATCCTAAGTAAGCAAGAATAAAAAGTTTTATAAGCATATATTCAGTGACACATACAGAAACCAACATATTATTTAGCTGCCTTTTATTGCTGAGATGGTAGGAAGGCTCACTTAGAAATTGTCTTTTGGGAAGAAACCTCACAGATGAAGAGAAATGCCTTGACAAGAGCTTGTTCTTCCCTCAGAAAGCCTTAGTCTTCATCTTTTTCTAGGGAAGACACACGAATAAAGAAATTGCCATGAAGTGTAGTAAGCAGAGATCAGGGCAGAACAAGGAGATGCGGCAGGTCACCTGTTCCACTTGGGAGATGAATGAACACACGGACTCCAGAAACCCAAAGGGACCGTGAGCCCAGACAGAGAGGCTGACAAGTCCAGCATGAATTCAGTAGAGGTTTACTGAGGGCATCTTAGGTACTGAAGCTTGCCGTGGGCAGCTGCAGGGTGCATAGGCCTCAGCACTGCTTTGGGTTTAAGGAAGCTAATTGATAATGGCAAAGAGGAAGGACCCACGTGCAGGGTGGCCACTTGCACACACAGTGGCGCAGGGTCCGGCATCCCAGTCTTAACCATCCCTGGAATAGGGTAAAGATTCTTGCCCCAGGGAACAATGATTGattgatatatttatttagtttttattacCAAATATGCATTGCAGTGGTTCAGCATTCCCTCTCACCCCCACCTGTGCCAAGTCCCCTCCCCCTTAgtgaccactagtcacttctcagtgtatcTGAGACTAATGATGTTTGGGAACAATGTTTTATTGTTTCAAGCTGGATATTATCTAAAGAATACTTGTGTATCAAAGAAAGAAGTGTGTAAAGGAGATTCCCCAGTCAACATGGAGGATTTGATAAGATGGCACCACTCTTACTCATGACACCATTGTATAGAAGTCTAGGGAAAACCTGACTAGGCAGGTTTCCCACAATGGCATGTGTCCCACAGCAGGTCCATATATGACAGTGACTGGGCTTCTTTTTTACAGGTGCATGTCCACATGCAGGGACAGGAAGCCCTCTTTTCTGAGAATATGCCCTTAAGAGAAGTCATTCTTCATCTATCCAAACAGTTGTTCACAGGAACCCCAAGAGAACACAACATGGGGACACCCTCCTGGCCTCCCCAGGAGGCTTCTCTGGAAACAGGACCAGGTGGGTCAGGGGAGCGCAGGTGCCTGAGGGATGTTCTGTGTGGACCCCTTTTGGGGTACAGCTTCATTGAGTCACTTCTTCATTTCTACAGGAGATGAAGACAAGGAAAATGGTGGcaacatttctttgaaaatttgtcAAGTAAATGGCAGTATTGCGAGTCAGGGTAACGAAACGCCTTCCCTACTCATGATCCAGGGAGAGCACGGTCCTAGGCCTGAAGAGCAGGCTGTTTCTTTGAAGAATCCACTGAGCTCTGCACGGGCAGGTCCAGGCACCTCCAGGGCCCAGGAATGGGCCCTGACTGGGCCTTCTTCTCAGGATGTCCTGATGGAGGCGGGACCAGGCTTTCTTCCCAGGCCAGACCAGGCCTCCCCTGAGCCTGTTCCTAACAATCAGGGCATCGAGGGAAACTCCACACGTGGGGGACAGCAAGAAAAATTCCACAGAGCCCCCAAATCATACAGATGTGAAGAGTGTCCCAGGATGTTTAGGTGTTTATCTCAGC
Coding sequences within it:
- the LOC108409018 gene encoding zinc finger and SCAN domain-containing protein 4-like — encoded protein: MDLVLTTSFLCKPSKDEPILENTDFKPSHGPILQKAEISVFQNPQHSLFQNGSKSCARQELQRLYNSFRLWLQPEKHSKDEIIFQVVLEQFMVNRHYSDRSTLKEKWESSGRKLERFIEDLSDDWVKPPRLVHVHMQGQEALFSENMPLREVILHLSKQLFTGTPREHNMGTPSWPPQEASLETGPGDEDKENGGNISLKICQVNGSIASQGNETPSLLMIQGEHGPRPEEQAVSLKNPLSSARAGPGTSRAQEWALTGPSSQDVLMEAGPGFLPRPDQASPEPVPNNQGIEGNSTRGGQQEKFHRAPKSYRCEECPRMFRCLSQLKAHQRRHSNERTFICAKCGKGFFQTSDLRQHQRIHAGEKPFVCSTCERSFNHKTNLQAHERIHTGEKPYTCPLCRKSYRQSSTYHRHLRAHQKTAFRGVSSTPEASSATGPM